From Thermomonas sp. XSG, one genomic window encodes:
- a CDS encoding DUF493 family protein, which produces MNTIHSDNPEHGFQFPGTFELSAMGPADKHLESDLPQHLLAAGIDVLHEDVTWRHSTNGKYVSVRISFRARSREEYDRAHAALRDHPEVKWTL; this is translated from the coding sequence ATGAACACGATCCATTCCGACAATCCCGAGCACGGCTTCCAGTTCCCCGGCACCTTCGAGCTGTCGGCGATGGGTCCCGCCGACAAGCATCTGGAATCCGACCTGCCGCAGCACCTGCTGGCCGCCGGCATCGACGTGCTGCACGAAGACGTGACCTGGCGGCACTCGACCAACGGCAAGTACGTGTCGGTGCGGATTTCGTTCCGTGCCCGCTCGCGCGAGGAATACGACCGCGCCCACGCCGCCCTGCGCGACCACCCTGAAGTGAAGTGGACGCTCTGA
- a CDS encoding carboxy terminal-processing peptidase, with amino-acid sequence MIRNRPLIFLSIAVALATPLALLAGSSDIALSSGPTQDQSTTARMVHGLLSDSRYAYRPRALDDALSREILTEYLKTLDPGKVFLTAQDVAGFQRYATTLDDAIKSGQVDPAWTIFGTYRRRVEDRIAYARGLLKGEFDFTKDERYQYDREDAPWAEPAALDTLWRQSVKNDWLRLKLAGKPADEIRKTLDKRYANLLTSVNELKGEEVFQSFLNAYAGSIDPHTDYMTPRSAENFNLSMSNSLEGIGAVLFRQDDVVVVREIVPGGPAARSGRLKPGDRIVGVGQGSAGEMKDVIGWRIDDVVALIRGAADTQVRLDTVPAEAPLDSKPQTLRLTRAKVRLEDARAKAETIVVPADAGAPARRIGVIKLPGFYQDFEARRRNEANYASATRDVAKMLVDFRAQKVDGVVLDLRGNGGGSLTEAVELTGLFIDKGPVVQVRESGGRVNVQYDQDAGVAWDGPLAVLINRGSASASEIVAGAIKDYGRGLVIGETTFGKGTVQTMVDLDRWPANEKPRFGEVKLTVAQFFRPDGSSTQNKGVAPDVAFPASVDAAEFGESTYPNALPWTRIAAAPHARYGNFAPLLGQLQARHQARSAKDVEFQWWAEDVRRFREEQAKKSISLNEAERRAERDRFDAQRKQRAEARKRLGIELDPLLDARADDGLAADERNVAESVAREEAAKKATDPLLRESAAILADAVALLGKDAALAAQVLPVTRNGAGHWAD; translated from the coding sequence ATGATCCGCAACCGCCCCCTGATCTTTCTGTCCATCGCCGTGGCGCTGGCCACGCCGCTGGCCCTGCTGGCCGGCAGCAGCGACATCGCGCTGTCGTCCGGCCCCACCCAGGACCAGTCCACCACCGCGCGCATGGTCCACGGGCTGCTGTCCGACAGCCGCTACGCCTACCGGCCGCGCGCGCTGGACGACGCGCTCTCGCGCGAGATCCTCACCGAATACCTGAAGACGCTCGACCCCGGCAAGGTGTTCCTGACCGCGCAGGACGTGGCCGGCTTCCAGCGCTACGCCACCACCCTGGACGATGCGATCAAGAGCGGCCAGGTGGACCCTGCGTGGACGATCTTCGGCACCTACCGGCGCCGCGTCGAGGACCGCATCGCTTATGCGCGCGGGCTGCTCAAGGGCGAGTTCGATTTCACGAAGGACGAGCGCTACCAGTACGACCGCGAGGACGCGCCGTGGGCGGAACCGGCGGCGCTGGACACGCTGTGGCGGCAGTCGGTGAAGAATGACTGGCTGCGACTGAAGCTGGCCGGCAAGCCCGCCGACGAGATCCGCAAGACGCTGGACAAGCGCTACGCCAACCTGCTGACCAGCGTGAACGAACTGAAGGGCGAGGAAGTGTTCCAGAGCTTCCTCAACGCCTATGCCGGCAGCATCGATCCGCATACCGACTACATGACCCCGCGCAGCGCGGAGAACTTCAACCTGTCGATGTCCAATTCGCTGGAAGGCATTGGCGCGGTGCTGTTCCGCCAGGACGATGTGGTGGTGGTGCGTGAGATCGTTCCCGGTGGGCCGGCGGCGCGCAGTGGCCGGCTCAAGCCCGGCGACCGCATCGTCGGCGTCGGTCAGGGCAGCGCAGGCGAGATGAAGGACGTGATCGGCTGGCGCATCGATGACGTGGTGGCGCTGATCCGCGGCGCGGCCGACACGCAGGTGCGGCTGGACACGGTGCCGGCGGAGGCGCCGCTGGACAGCAAGCCGCAGACGCTGCGGCTGACCCGCGCCAAGGTGCGGCTGGAGGACGCCCGCGCCAAGGCAGAAACCATCGTGGTGCCTGCCGACGCCGGCGCGCCAGCACGCCGGATCGGCGTGATCAAGCTGCCGGGCTTCTACCAGGATTTCGAGGCGCGGCGCCGCAACGAGGCCAACTACGCTTCGGCCACCCGCGACGTGGCGAAGATGCTGGTCGACTTCCGTGCGCAGAAGGTCGATGGCGTGGTGCTGGACCTGCGCGGCAACGGCGGCGGTTCGCTGACCGAGGCGGTGGAGCTGACCGGCCTGTTCATCGACAAGGGTCCGGTGGTGCAGGTGCGCGAGTCCGGCGGCCGGGTCAACGTGCAGTACGACCAGGACGCGGGCGTGGCTTGGGACGGCCCGCTGGCGGTGCTGATCAACCGCGGTTCGGCTTCGGCTTCGGAAATCGTGGCCGGTGCGATCAAGGACTACGGGCGCGGGCTGGTGATCGGCGAGACCACCTTCGGCAAGGGCACCGTGCAGACCATGGTCGACCTGGACCGCTGGCCGGCCAACGAGAAGCCGCGCTTCGGCGAGGTCAAGCTGACCGTGGCGCAGTTCTTCCGCCCCGACGGCAGCAGCACCCAGAACAAGGGCGTGGCGCCGGACGTCGCGTTCCCGGCCAGCGTGGATGCCGCGGAGTTCGGCGAGAGCACCTATCCCAACGCGCTGCCGTGGACCCGCATCGCCGCTGCGCCGCACGCCCGTTACGGCAATTTCGCGCCGTTGCTGGGCCAGCTGCAGGCGCGCCACCAGGCGCGTTCGGCCAAGGACGTGGAGTTCCAGTGGTGGGCCGAGGACGTGCGCCGCTTCCGCGAGGAGCAGGCGAAGAAGTCGATCTCGCTCAACGAGGCCGAGCGCCGCGCCGAGCGTGACCGTTTCGATGCGCAGCGCAAGCAGCGTGCCGAAGCGCGCAAGCGCCTGGGCATCGAGCTGGACCCGCTGCTGGATGCGCGCGCGGACGACGGCCTGGCGGCCGACGAGCGCAACGTCGCCGAATCGGTGGCGCGCGAAGAGGCGGCGAAGAAGGCGACCGATCCGCTGCTGCGCGAGTCCGCGGCGATCCTGGCCGATGCGGTGGCGCTGCTAGGCAAGGACGCGGCGCTGGCGGCGCAGGTGCTGCCGGTCACCCGCAACGGTGCGGGGCACTGGGCCGACTGA
- a CDS encoding ABC transporter permease, with amino-acid sequence MKRLKGFFSSLAIVLLLAIGLGIWIALPWFAVLAIAAAIALWLYTTRSGRLAREATKIGLAGLPQRWGASSVIVIGIAGVVGVLVAMLAMGEGFKATLDRTGDDTTAILLRAGSQAETNSVITRDQAPLVSALPGIARGADGKPLASPELSQVVNLPTMADGTDANVQFRGVGPAGWAIRPQLKIVEGRRFNPGLREIVIGKGAQRQFRGLQVGRQLKLANQMWTVVGVFESKDSHESELWTDADVLGPAYQRSAFQSMTVKLDGKSGFKQLKAALAGDPRLKLDVDTTRNYYGKQSEGLTKLIRILGSVIGAIMAIGAVFGALNSMYAAVAGRAREIATLRALGFRSVPVVTAVMLETMLLALLGGLLGAAIAWIVFNGYTVSTLGQNFSQVVFQFKVSPELAWTGLKWALGIGLVGGLFPALRAARLPVTEALRSA; translated from the coding sequence ATGAAACGACTCAAGGGATTCTTCTCCAGCCTCGCCATCGTGCTGCTGCTGGCCATCGGGCTGGGCATCTGGATCGCGCTGCCGTGGTTTGCGGTACTGGCGATCGCCGCCGCCATCGCGCTGTGGCTGTACACCACCCGCAGCGGCCGGCTGGCGCGCGAGGCCACGAAGATAGGCCTGGCCGGGCTGCCGCAGCGCTGGGGCGCCTCCAGCGTGATTGTCATCGGCATTGCCGGCGTGGTCGGCGTGCTGGTGGCGATGCTGGCGATGGGCGAGGGCTTCAAGGCCACGCTCGATCGCACCGGCGACGACACCACCGCGATCCTGCTGCGCGCCGGCTCGCAGGCCGAGACCAACTCGGTCATCACCCGCGACCAGGCGCCGCTGGTGTCCGCCCTGCCCGGCATCGCCCGCGGCGCCGATGGCAAGCCGCTGGCCTCGCCCGAGCTGTCGCAGGTGGTCAACCTGCCGACCATGGCCGACGGCACCGACGCCAACGTGCAGTTCCGCGGCGTCGGCCCGGCCGGCTGGGCGATCCGCCCGCAGCTGAAGATCGTCGAGGGCCGCAGGTTCAATCCCGGCCTGCGTGAAATCGTCATCGGCAAGGGCGCGCAGCGGCAGTTCCGCGGCCTGCAAGTGGGCCGCCAGCTGAAGCTGGCCAACCAGATGTGGACGGTAGTGGGCGTGTTCGAGTCGAAGGATTCGCACGAATCCGAACTGTGGACCGACGCCGACGTGCTCGGCCCGGCCTACCAGCGCAGCGCGTTCCAGTCGATGACGGTGAAGCTGGACGGCAAGTCCGGCTTCAAGCAGCTCAAGGCCGCGCTGGCCGGCGACCCGCGGCTGAAGCTGGACGTGGACACCACGCGCAACTACTACGGCAAGCAGTCGGAAGGACTGACCAAGCTGATCCGCATCCTCGGCTCGGTGATCGGCGCGATCATGGCGATCGGCGCGGTATTCGGCGCGCTCAACAGCATGTACGCGGCGGTGGCCGGGCGCGCCCGCGAGATCGCCACCCTGCGCGCGCTGGGCTTCCGCAGCGTGCCGGTGGTGACGGCGGTGATGCTGGAAACCATGCTGCTGGCGCTGCTGGGCGGGTTGCTGGGCGCGGCCATCGCGTGGATCGTGTTCAACGGCTACACGGTCAGCACGCTGGGGCAGAACTTCAGCCAGGTGGTGTTCCAGTTCAAGGTCAGTCCGGAACTGGCGTGGACCGGGCTGAAGTGGGCGCTGGGGATCGGTCTGGTCGGCGGCCTGTTCCCGGCGCTGCGCGCCGCGCGGCTGCCGGTCACGGAAGCGCTGCGGTCGGCCTGA
- the yedA gene encoding drug/metabolite exporter YedA: MPASPVPAAPAARVALALAAVYVIWGSTYLAIRFALEGGFPPFLLGGVRFLIAGGLMFAFLRWRGVPAPTRAQWRNLAVMGVLLLLMGNGLVNFGEQSVSSGMTAVIVSSSALWMGVFSAVRGHRPNAMEWTGLCIGFLGVLWLSAGGSLSATPAGLVALLLASVAWSYGSIWSKGRDLPSPFMTSAGQMLCGGVAMCLLGGALGERFHGLPTTHAIGAFWYLVVMGSLVGFSAYIWLLHHVRPALATSYAYVNPAIAVVLGALLAHERFGMRESVAMGVILLGVVTITFARTAKPRPAVGDAA; the protein is encoded by the coding sequence ATGCCTGCTTCCCCCGTTCCCGCGGCGCCCGCCGCCCGCGTCGCGCTGGCGCTGGCGGCGGTGTATGTCATTTGGGGTTCCACCTACCTTGCCATCCGCTTCGCACTGGAGGGCGGCTTCCCGCCGTTCCTGCTGGGCGGCGTCCGCTTCCTGATCGCAGGCGGGCTGATGTTCGCTTTCCTGCGCTGGCGCGGCGTGCCCGCGCCCACCCGCGCGCAGTGGCGCAACCTGGCGGTGATGGGCGTGCTGCTGCTGCTGATGGGCAACGGGCTGGTGAACTTCGGCGAGCAGAGCGTCTCGTCGGGGATGACCGCGGTGATCGTGTCCTCGTCGGCGCTGTGGATGGGCGTGTTCTCGGCGGTGCGCGGGCACCGGCCCAACGCGATGGAGTGGACCGGGCTGTGCATCGGTTTCCTCGGCGTGCTGTGGCTGAGCGCCGGCGGCAGCCTGTCCGCCACCCCGGCGGGGCTGGTCGCGCTGCTGCTCGCGTCGGTGGCGTGGTCGTACGGTTCGATCTGGAGCAAGGGCCGCGACCTGCCGTCGCCGTTCATGACCTCGGCCGGTCAGATGCTGTGCGGCGGCGTGGCGATGTGCCTGCTCGGCGGTGCGCTGGGCGAGCGCTTCCACGGCCTGCCAACCACGCATGCGATCGGTGCGTTCTGGTACCTGGTGGTGATGGGCTCGCTGGTCGGCTTCTCGGCCTATATCTGGCTGCTGCACCACGTGCGGCCGGCGCTGGCGACCAGCTATGCCTACGTCAATCCGGCGATTGCCGTGGTGCTGGGCGCGCTGCTGGCGCACGAGCGCTTCGGCATGCGCGAGTCGGTGGCGATGGGAGTGATCCTGCTCGGCGTGGTCACCATCACCTTCGCGCGCACGGCCAAGCCGCGGCCGGCGGTCGGGGACGCGGCGTGA
- a CDS encoding D-alanyl-D-alanine carboxypeptidase family protein, which yields MRSLFSVVLVSAALAAGSGFAIAQTPAPARPAALSDNLPVPDAPAPKVSKAWLVMDYATGQVLAGENVDTPVEPASITKVMTSYVIAAEMAAGKIKATDQVMMSENAWRSGGAGTDGSYSGFEVNKTAPLEQMEKGMVVQSGNDAAIALAEHVAGSEQAFAQLMNAYAKKIGMKASHFVNPHGLTAEGHVTTAHDLALLGRALIRDFPEAYSYNKIKEFTVGPITQPNRNLLLWRDASVDGIKTGHTSSAGYCLMASAKRGDQRLITVVMGDTSENQRAVDSQALLNWGFRFHETHRLYEAGKALASPKVWKGEEDVVQVGVAQPLLVTTARGKYDRLKATMDLPKSLVAPIAKGQKIGTVKVTLDGKLVAQAPLVAVSAVEEGGFFKRLWHELLMWWQS from the coding sequence ATGCGTTCCCTGTTTTCCGTCGTCCTCGTTTCCGCCGCACTGGCCGCCGGTTCCGGCTTCGCCATCGCCCAGACGCCGGCGCCCGCCCGCCCGGCCGCGCTGAGCGACAACCTGCCGGTGCCGGACGCGCCCGCGCCCAAGGTCAGCAAGGCCTGGCTGGTGATGGACTACGCCACCGGCCAGGTGCTGGCCGGCGAGAACGTGGATACCCCGGTGGAGCCGGCCAGCATCACCAAGGTGATGACCAGCTACGTGATCGCCGCAGAAATGGCCGCCGGCAAGATCAAGGCCACCGACCAGGTGATGATGAGCGAGAACGCCTGGCGCAGCGGTGGCGCCGGTACCGACGGCAGCTACAGCGGCTTCGAGGTCAACAAGACCGCGCCGCTGGAGCAGATGGAAAAGGGCATGGTGGTGCAGTCCGGCAACGATGCCGCGATCGCGCTGGCCGAACACGTTGCCGGCAGCGAGCAGGCGTTCGCCCAGCTGATGAATGCCTACGCCAAGAAGATCGGCATGAAGGCGTCCCACTTCGTCAACCCGCACGGGCTGACCGCCGAGGGCCATGTCACCACCGCGCACGACCTGGCGCTGCTGGGGCGCGCGCTGATCCGCGACTTCCCCGAGGCGTATTCGTACAACAAGATCAAGGAATTCACGGTTGGCCCGATCACCCAGCCCAACCGCAACCTGCTGCTGTGGCGCGATGCGTCGGTCGACGGCATCAAGACCGGCCACACCTCCAGCGCCGGCTATTGCCTGATGGCCTCGGCCAAGCGCGGCGACCAGCGCCTGATCACCGTGGTGATGGGCGACACCAGCGAGAACCAGCGCGCGGTGGACTCGCAGGCGCTGCTCAACTGGGGCTTCCGCTTCCACGAGACCCATCGCCTGTACGAGGCCGGCAAGGCGCTGGCCTCGCCGAAGGTGTGGAAGGGCGAGGAGGACGTGGTGCAGGTGGGCGTGGCGCAGCCGCTGCTGGTCACCACCGCACGCGGCAAGTACGACCGCCTGAAGGCCACCATGGACCTGCCGAAGTCGCTGGTGGCGCCGATCGCCAAGGGCCAGAAGATCGGCACTGTGAAGGTGACCCTGGATGGCAAGCTGGTGGCGCAGGCGCCGCTGGTGGCGGTGAGCGCGGTGGAGGAGGGCGGCTTCTTCAAGCGCCTGTGGCACGAGTTGCTGATGTGGTGGCAGAGCTGA
- the lipB gene encoding lipoyl(octanoyl) transferase LipB, producing MLPACGEKRPQADAGRPAIVRDLGRRPYEPVWRAMQAFTDARTEDSADELWLVEHEPVFTLGQAGKPEHVLMPGDIPVLHVDRGGQVTYHGPGQIVAYPLLDLKRLKIGVRDYVCRIEQAIIDTLDEWNIGAARKDGAPGVYVGGAKIASLGIRVRRGCTFHGLAFNIEGGSTAAFARINPCGYAGLQVVALSDLGGPSSLDAVKPVLLEQLGRQFGLAWRHEAAPPA from the coding sequence GTGCTCCCCGCCTGTGGGGAGAAGCGGCCGCAGGCAGATGCGGGGCGCCCCGCCATCGTCCGCGACCTTGGCCGCCGCCCCTACGAGCCGGTCTGGCGCGCCATGCAGGCGTTCACCGACGCACGCACCGAGGACAGCGCCGACGAACTGTGGCTGGTCGAGCACGAGCCGGTGTTCACCCTCGGCCAGGCCGGCAAGCCCGAACACGTGCTGATGCCCGGTGACATCCCGGTACTCCATGTCGACCGCGGCGGCCAGGTGACCTATCACGGGCCCGGCCAGATCGTCGCTTATCCACTGCTCGACCTGAAGCGGCTGAAGATCGGCGTGCGCGATTACGTCTGCCGGATTGAACAGGCCATCATCGACACCCTCGACGAATGGAACATCGGCGCCGCCCGCAAGGACGGCGCGCCCGGCGTGTACGTGGGCGGCGCCAAGATCGCCTCGCTGGGCATCCGCGTGCGCCGCGGCTGCACCTTCCACGGGCTGGCCTTCAACATCGAAGGTGGCAGCACCGCCGCGTTCGCGCGGATCAACCCATGCGGTTACGCCGGCCTGCAGGTGGTGGCGCTGTCCGACCTCGGTGGGCCGTCGTCGCTGGACGCGGTGAAACCGGTCCTGCTGGAACAGCTGGGCCGGCAGTTCGGCCTGGCATGGCGACATGAGGCCGCGCCGCCGGCCTGA
- a CDS encoding septal ring lytic transglycosylase RlpA family protein — protein MTPPLRLLVALLPLALAACATTGGSASRGAPADAAARRPVDATPAEGIAPTPRRVSPYAPAQEDPSKRGDYVAGGLFRPGVADTVPDEIPDVDLIPEPEVRDEPRARTGNRDYAVLGQKYRVLDDHEGYAEEGGASYYGKKFHGRRTSSGEVYDMYAFSAAHKSLPLPSFARVTNLDNGKSVVVRVNDRGPFHKGRIIDLSYAAAVKLGYRERGTARVRVEALSPDAVATAAAAPAAPSAMDKLVQALPEQKPVADNGNRFDMHQDGRTMSADEFDAWMRARQIRVATGKPTPVAASAARAPAPAAPVAAAGAPVAIAAQATPTAEGITLQVASFSNQRNAEQALSLLRGAAIAQAQLQDADINGRKVWRLRIGPVSEAATPELAARIVGLGFGQPQRIRN, from the coding sequence ATGACGCCGCCGCTGCGCCTGCTGGTGGCGCTGCTGCCGCTGGCGCTGGCGGCCTGCGCGACCACCGGTGGCAGCGCCTCCCGCGGCGCCCCGGCGGACGCCGCGGCACGCAGGCCGGTCGATGCCACGCCCGCGGAGGGCATCGCGCCCACCCCGCGCCGGGTGTCGCCCTACGCGCCGGCGCAGGAGGATCCGAGCAAGCGCGGCGATTACGTCGCCGGCGGCCTGTTCCGTCCCGGCGTCGCCGACACCGTGCCCGACGAGATTCCCGACGTCGACTTGATTCCCGAGCCGGAAGTGCGTGACGAGCCGCGCGCGCGCACCGGCAACCGCGACTATGCGGTGCTCGGCCAGAAGTACCGGGTGTTGGACGACCACGAGGGCTATGCCGAGGAAGGCGGCGCGTCCTATTACGGCAAGAAGTTCCACGGCCGCCGCACCTCCAGCGGCGAGGTGTACGACATGTACGCCTTCAGTGCCGCCCACAAGAGCCTGCCGCTGCCCAGCTTCGCCCGCGTCACCAACCTCGACAACGGCAAGTCGGTGGTGGTGCGGGTCAACGACCGCGGCCCGTTCCACAAGGGCCGGATCATCGATCTCAGCTACGCCGCCGCGGTCAAGCTGGGCTACCGCGAGCGCGGCACCGCGCGGGTGCGGGTGGAGGCGCTGTCGCCGGACGCCGTTGCGACCGCTGCTGCCGCCCCCGCCGCGCCATCGGCGATGGACAAACTGGTGCAGGCGCTACCCGAGCAGAAGCCGGTTGCCGACAACGGCAATCGCTTCGACATGCACCAGGACGGCCGCACCATGAGCGCCGACGAGTTCGATGCCTGGATGCGCGCCCGCCAGATCCGCGTGGCGACCGGCAAGCCGACCCCGGTCGCCGCAAGCGCCGCCCGCGCGCCGGCCCCGGCCGCGCCGGTGGCAGCCGCTGGCGCGCCGGTGGCAATCGCCGCGCAGGCCACCCCGACCGCCGAAGGCATCACCCTGCAGGTTGCCAGCTTCAGCAACCAGCGCAACGCCGAGCAGGCGCTGTCGCTGCTGCGGGGCGCGGCGATCGCGCAGGCCCAGCTGCAGGATGCCGACATCAACGGTCGCAAGGTCTGGCGGCTGCGGATCGGGCCGGTCAGCGAAGCGGCAACCCCGGAACTTGCAGCGCGCATCGTGGGTCTGGGTTTCGGGCAGCCGCAGCGCATCCGCAACTGA
- the lipA gene encoding lipoyl synthase has translation MSTPPRSIPLAVVDGAASLEPGVRQVADQKIARSPVQFADAPTLRKPSWIRVRIPSGNAVQTLKAKLRENRLVTVCEEASCPNIHECFSHGTATFMILGEVCTRRCSFCDVAHGRPKPPDPVEPLRLAQTVKDMGLRYVVVTSVDRDDLRDGGAGHFVDCIAAIREIAPGTKIEILTPDFRGKGRMERALEILALNPPDVFNHNVETVPDLYRNVRPGADYQWSLTLLQKFKQQHPAIPTKSGIMLGLGETMEQVQATLRDLRAHDVEMVTIGQYLQPSAHHHPVLRYWTPDEYQQLADYGNALGFAHVASGPMVRSSYHADRQAAARLGTGEGRASD, from the coding sequence ATGAGTACTCCCCCCCGCAGCATCCCGCTCGCCGTCGTCGACGGTGCGGCCTCCCTCGAGCCCGGCGTGCGCCAGGTTGCCGACCAGAAGATCGCCCGCTCGCCGGTGCAGTTCGCCGACGCGCCGACCCTGCGCAAGCCCAGCTGGATCCGCGTGCGCATCCCCAGCGGCAACGCGGTGCAGACGCTCAAGGCCAAGCTGCGCGAGAACCGGCTGGTGACGGTCTGCGAGGAGGCCAGCTGCCCCAACATCCACGAGTGCTTCAGCCACGGCACCGCCACCTTCATGATCCTCGGCGAGGTCTGCACCCGCCGCTGCAGCTTCTGCGACGTGGCCCATGGCAGGCCCAAGCCGCCGGACCCGGTGGAGCCGCTGCGGCTGGCGCAGACGGTCAAGGACATGGGCCTGCGCTACGTGGTGGTCACCAGCGTCGACCGCGACGACCTGCGCGATGGCGGCGCCGGCCACTTCGTGGACTGCATCGCCGCCATCCGCGAAATCGCGCCGGGCACGAAGATCGAGATCCTGACCCCGGACTTCCGCGGCAAGGGCCGGATGGAGCGCGCGCTGGAGATCCTCGCGCTCAACCCGCCGGACGTGTTCAACCACAACGTCGAAACCGTGCCGGACCTGTACCGCAACGTGCGCCCGGGGGCCGACTACCAGTGGTCGCTAACCCTGCTGCAGAAGTTCAAGCAGCAGCATCCGGCCATCCCGACCAAGTCCGGCATCATGCTGGGTCTGGGCGAGACGATGGAGCAGGTGCAGGCCACCCTGCGCGACCTGCGCGCGCATGACGTCGAGATGGTCACCATCGGCCAGTACCTGCAGCCCAGCGCCCATCACCACCCGGTGCTCCGCTACTGGACCCCGGACGAATACCAGCAGCTGGCCGATTACGGCAATGCGTTGGGCTTTGCCCACGTCGCCTCCGGGCCGATGGTGCGCTCCAGCTATCACGCCGATCGCCAGGCCGCCGCCCGTTTGGGCACCGGCGAGGGCCGCGCGTCGGATTGA
- the rarD gene encoding EamA family transporter RarD: MSAAGRADAARGTWVAVGTFVLWGLAPLYWHLLKAVPSLQIVLHRVVWSALMVGAFLFWRDGRHWFRAVLAGHPRLWWMLLLSGVLISCNWGLYIWAVNAGHVVETALGYFINPLLNVLIGVLFLRERLRPLQWASVAIAFAGVLWLTVQYGSFPWIALTLALSFGIYGVLRKLAHVDSVAGLGVESAYLFLPVLGWLLWSEFHGTGGFLALGDGPGYGMTANLLLVLSGLVTALPLVGFAYAVRRISLTSVGILQYIAPTLQFLIGVFVFAEPFDRARLVGFACIWLALAVFVVDGLRNSRRMREAALAELA; the protein is encoded by the coding sequence GTGAGCGCGGCCGGGAGGGCCGATGCCGCGCGCGGCACCTGGGTGGCGGTGGGCACCTTCGTCCTGTGGGGCCTGGCGCCGCTGTACTGGCACCTGCTGAAGGCGGTGCCGTCGCTGCAGATCGTGCTGCATCGGGTGGTGTGGAGCGCGCTGATGGTGGGGGCGTTCCTGTTCTGGCGCGATGGCCGCCACTGGTTCCGCGCGGTGCTGGCCGGGCATCCGCGGCTGTGGTGGATGCTGCTGCTGAGCGGCGTGCTGATTTCCTGCAACTGGGGCCTGTACATCTGGGCGGTCAATGCCGGCCACGTGGTCGAGACCGCGCTGGGCTATTTCATCAACCCGTTGCTCAACGTGTTGATCGGCGTGCTATTCCTGCGCGAACGGCTGCGCCCGCTGCAGTGGGCGTCGGTGGCGATCGCCTTCGCCGGGGTGCTGTGGCTCACCGTCCAGTACGGCAGCTTCCCGTGGATCGCGCTGACCCTGGCGCTGTCGTTCGGCATCTACGGCGTGCTGCGCAAGCTGGCGCATGTGGATTCGGTGGCCGGGCTGGGAGTGGAGAGCGCCTACCTGTTCCTGCCGGTGCTGGGCTGGCTGCTGTGGAGCGAATTCCACGGCACCGGCGGCTTCCTCGCGCTTGGCGACGGGCCCGGCTACGGCATGACTGCCAACCTGCTGCTGGTGCTGTCGGGGCTGGTCACCGCCCTGCCGCTGGTCGGCTTCGCCTACGCGGTGCGCAGGATCTCGCTGACCAGCGTCGGCATCCTGCAATACATCGCGCCGACCCTGCAGTTCCTGATCGGCGTGTTCGTGTTCGCCGAGCCGTTCGACCGCGCCCGCCTGGTCGGCTTCGCCTGCATCTGGCTGGCGCTGGCGGTGTTCGTGGTCGACGGCCTGCGCAACAGCCGGCGCATGCGCGAGGCGGCGCTGGCCGAACTGGCCTGA